DNA sequence from the Streptomyces sp. MST-110588 genome:
GAATAGACCTTTTGGAGATCAGCATGCACACCATCGCGTCGGAAACCCTGTGCGCCACCCTCGCGGCCCGTCTGGGCGTGCATCCCGTGGCCGCCGAGAGCGCCCTGCTTGCCACCCTTGAACACTTCCATGCCCAGTCCCACGAGCCCGCCATCGCTCGCGCCGGCTTCACGCCCGCCGAGTACATGCAGACCGCCATGCGAACGCCTCGCTTCAAGGCCATCCTCACTGCCAGTGCGCTTCGGGCCGACGGCCGGGAGGCCGATGCCCGCCTGAGCTGGGAGGCGTACGTGCAGCGGGAGATCGCCGTCGCAGAGCGAGCCCACCAGGCTGTTCCGCCGACCGCCCTCCTTGGTGACATCGACGCCGTGCACCGCGTCGGACGACAGCTCGGTCTCAGCGACGAGCAGACCGACCAGCTCATTCCGGGCATTGTGCTCACGCTCGCCGCCGGATACCCGTACCGCGCGCCCGACCAGCGGCACCTGAGCCTCACCGACATCCTCGCCCAGGTCGCCACCGAAGACCTGACCGAACTGCTCAGGCACACCGCCCTCTCGGCGGCGCGGCGCTCCGAGGAAGCCGCCACCGCCCTTCGCCGCATGCAGCGCGGAGCACGCTGACCCACTGTGCGGCGGCTCGCCCATTGCGCGGGCCGCCGCACAGCCATGCCCCGATGATCACCGTTCCTGGAGGACTGCATGAGCCAGCTCGACCTGTTCGCCGACGCCGACGTTTCCGACGAGCCCCCGCCCCCGTCCATCCCCGCGGCAACCCGCAGGTACCTCACCGACCTACCGCCGGCGCCCGCCCCCGTCACCACCCCGCCCAAGGCCCGCCCCAAGCTGGCCACGGTCAAGCCCAAGTTGGGCCACTACCGCCCCTTGCTGAGCAACCCGCATCAGACTGCCTTCGACATAGCCGAGGCCGTCAGCTACGCCTGGCATCACGCTCAAGGCGGGGCGGGCATCGAGATCCCAATGGGCGTGGTGGCCGCACTCGCCCTGTGGCCCCTGCGCGGCCCGGACGCCTACCTCGCCGCCGACTGGTGGCTCAGCCTCGACGACGACCAGCTCCTCACCGCCTTCCGCGAGTGCTGGGCGCGCTGGTGGATCATGCGCCCAGACCTGATCGACCGAGCCACGCCACTGCACAAGTGGATCGAGGACGAGAAGCCCGGCCCGACGCGCGCCCGCGCCGTAAGGGCGGTGGTGGAGGCCGCGCTCACCCGGGGGCTGCTCCACCTGACCAGCAGGGACGACGCGTACTTCCGTGCAACCGCGGACGTGATGGGCGCCCTGCTGGCCATCATGCGGTCGAAGGGGGCCCACGACGCTCTCGCGGAGGTCCACACGCCCCCCGAGCTGGCCGAACTGATGGCGCGGATGATGCTCGACGACATGCCGCTCAAGCCGGGGATGAAGTTCGATGAGCCAGCCGGTGGAACCGGCGGGATGTACCGCGCGGCCGTCCAGGTCATGCGGGACAAGGGCATCGACCCTCACCAGTTCGGATGGCGTCTGACCGACATCGACGAGATCGCGGCGGCCGGTGCGGCCGTCAACGTGATCATCTGGGACCTCGGTCCACACGTCCTGATCGCCTGCGGTGACACCCTGCACGACGGCGACGTGACGGCGAAAGCGGTTCAGCAGGCCCGCGCCTCCATCGAGCGGCGTGATGATCTGCATACGCAGGCCGCCATCCTTGCGGCGCTCCAGAAGGTCGAGGCGCTGGTGCGCGGAGTGGCCGCCTGACCAGGGCTAACGCCCCGGAATCTTCTGTACGTGATCGTGACCCCGCTTTTCACGCATACAGAATAGAACCCGCGAAAACGGTTCCGATGACCTGCAAGCGAGACGACCGCATCGCACTCGTCCCCACCACCGACCCGTACACCGACCTCACTGAAGGAGACCAAGGAACCGTCCGGCGGTACGACACCGCCCTCGCCCAACTCTCCGTCGACTGGGACAGCGGCTCCACGCTCTCGATGCTCCTGGACGGCGGCGACGAGGTGCGCCCCACGTAACCCCGTGGGCCCGTCTTGCACCGGGGCGGGCCCGGCGCCCCACCAGCAGACCTCTTGGAGACACGCCCCATGCTCATCACCTACGCCGCAGTACGAGAAACGGCGGCCACCCTTGCCCGGAGCCTCGGAGAAGACTGGACTCTCGACCCCGAAGCGCCCGCCGACGGCGCGGCCCACCTGATCTGCAGCGACGGGCGAGCCATCAGCTTCCGCCCCATCTTCGGCGGAGCAACCGTCCAGCTCTGGATCACCGGCAACGCCGCGCCCACCCTCCCCGCCGGCGCCAGCCCGGCTGAACGCGCCGCCCACGAGGCCCACGTCGCCATGCGCCTTCCCGAAGGCCGCCGCTACAACAAGGCGACCACCCTCGTCACGGACGAAGAGGAGGAACCGGCGGTCATTATCCTGCGCACTCTCGAAGACCTCCTCCCAGCCTTCGAGCACAAACCCCGCTACGTCGGCCACAAACCGTGGATAGACCTCTTCGACAACGCCCTTGCGGCCGTCACCGCCGAGCGCACCCCCTCGCCAGCCGCCGCCACCCGCGGGGAAGACCCGGAGCCCGAGGCCGAGGCCGCGCCCGAGCCGGAAGCTGGCCCCGAGCCGGACTCTGACGCGGAGGTCGAGCCCAAGGCGGTGTCGGAGGCCGCCCCCGAGGTCGAGCCCAAGCCGGAGCCTGAGCCGGACGGTGACTCCGAATCCGCCCCAGCGGAAACGGCCAGCAGCCTGACCGACGAGCAGCCGGGAGCCGCCGCGGCTCGGCGTCCGCGCAAGCGCACGCCCAGGCGGCGCCCCAAGGCCGGCACCAACTGACCCGTACGACTCGACAAGGGGCGCGGCAACGCCGCGCCCCTCCTGGAGTGCCATGAGCAACAACACCGGAGCCATAGCCCGTCAGCGTCACTACACCAGTCTCCGGAACGCCGACAGGGAAGTCCTCCGTGGGACCTGGTCCATCGGATACGGCGACCCCGGCTTCACCACGCAGTTCGGCACACCGCCGGAACCCAGCAACCATCACTCGGCCACATCCATACACAAGATCGTCACCGACGCCCTATGGCTGCATCGCGGTGCCTGCCTCGCCTGTCCCTGGGAGGGGCCAGACCGGCGACGCCGAGACGCAGCGATCGAAGACGCCCACGATCACACCCATCCCGAATGGCGCACTCTCCCGATCATGGACCGGGCGAGCGGCAGAGGGGCAAGGATCTGGTGGCAGCACGTCAGGGCGAGGTACCCGCAGGGTTGGTTCGACGCCGGCGGACCGCTTCGGCTCTATGCTGAACCGCCCTTCGACCGGCATGAGGCCGGGGCCGCGCCCGGTGGCGGATTCATCCTCCACGCGACACGTCGTAAGCCGAAGCCGTCCAGCGCCATACAGCTCACCCTGGAGCAGGCCGTACCGGCCGGGTAGAGTAACCGCACGACGTTTGGCCTGCATGAACGGCCACAGAGGCTCCGCCCCGGTTCTGGGGCGGAGCCTCTATGCGTTGGAACGGGAATCCGCTGCGGAGGAGTTCGGCCACCGGCCCCGAGCTGTTGCGGTCGTTCCTTCAGTACCTCGCTGCGTCCTCGTGGGGACTCGTTGAGGACGCGTTGGGGACACAAGGACAGGAACAGACTGACAAAGGTTCCAGAGTGCCAGCACACGTCATGCGGTCTGAGCTGGGAAAACGCCCAAAACCAGCGTAGAGAAGCAAGGGCCGCCAAGATCCCCAAAGGACTCATAATCCGTCGGCCGTGGGTTCGAGTCCCACCCGCCCCACCAAACGCAGGTCAAGGAAACGTTGTGAACTGCGGGAATGTCCTTCCGGGCCCTCGGGGTCGGGGCTGCGGCCCAACGGATTGACTCCGTTCGCCGTTACTTCGCCAAACGCGTGGTGTTGGTGCTGGTCTCCGCGTTGTGACCTGCGGTGCTGCAGTGAACCGGAGGTGCGGCGGGTCGGGAGCCAGGTCGCTGACGGCGTGGATCGTGCGGTGGTTCGTGATGGCGGCGTAGCCGGCGGTGGCTGGGCTTGCATGCGATCGCGGATGCGGTCGTGTATGCGTGGACGGCTGGGGCCGTCGGGCCTCCGGAAGTTGCTGATCCGCGGTTGAATACCGGTGTGGCGCGGAAAGTTGCGGGGTTCGGCGAGGACGATCTGCGGGCGCTGGCCGGGGCTCGGTCCTTCGAGCGGGGGCTGGGGTATCTGGACGCGGTGAGCGGTCTGGAGGTGGGGGACGGCTCGGTCACCGCCTTGGTGCACGGCACGGATGTCTATGAGGTGGAGCTCGCCCTCGGCGAGGACGACGGGCTCTCGGGGTGGTGCGACTGCCCGTACGGGCAGGAGGGCAACTTCTGCAAGCACTGTGTGGCCGTAGGGCTGACCGTGCTGCGGCGGGCGAAGGCCATCCCGGGGCAGCGGGCCGCCGCGCGGGCGCGGGCCGGGGCTCTGGAGGCGTGGCTCACGGCGCTGTCCCGGGAGGAACTGCTGGCGCTGGTGCGGGAGCAGATCGCCGAGGACCGCGGGCTGCGCCGGCGCCTGGAGCTGCGGGCCGCCGCCGCTCGCTCCGATCTCGGTACGGTCCGGGACCGGATCCTGGCGCTGGTCGATCCGCGGCCTTTCGCCCGGTACGGGTACGTCGAGTACGCCGATGCTGCCAGGTATGCGCGGCAGGTGGCCGAGGCGGCGGGCGCACTGCGCGCCCTGACCGCCGGCGGTCAGGCGGCGCAGGCGGTCGGTCTGGCCGAGGAGGCCATCCGGGTACTGGGGGAGGCGTACGGGGAGATCGACGACTCCGACGGTGTGGTCGGGGAAGCCGCAGGGGCGGTAGCCGAGGCCCATCTGGAGGCGTGTGAGAGTGCGCGCCCCGATCCGGAGCGACTGGCCGAGTGGCTGGTCGGCCAGGTGCTCGGCGAAGACAGCGGCGTAATGGATCTGGACCCGCTCGACTACGCCGGGGTGCTGGGGCCGAGCGGGCTTGTCCGCTTGCGGCGGCTGGCGGCCGGAGCGCGGCGGCGCAGGCCGTCCGGCTGGGCGGAGCGGTATCTGATGGAGCGCCTGGTCAAGGCGGAGGGTGACGTCGACGCGTTGGTCGCCCTGTACGCGCAGGACCTCGACCCGTCCGGTGCCACGCATCTGCGCATCGCTGAGGAGCTGGAGACGGCGGGCCGCGGTGACGAGGCGCTCACGTGGGCGGAGCGCGGACTTCGGGACTGCGCCGCCGAGACGTACGTCGACGGCCGCCTGGTCGACTATGTGTGTGCCCGTTACGCGAACGCGGGGCGGTCGGCGGACGTGGTCGGGGTGCGCCGGGACCGGTTCCGGATCGAGCGGTCCCTGGCCGCCTACCAGCAGCTACGCTCCGCCGCCCAGGCGGTGGAGTGCTGGCAGGCCGAGCGCGTGGCCGCGCTGGCCGTTCTCAGGGAAGACACCCGCCGCGAACGGAGCGGCTGGTACGGCGGGCCCGTGCTGATCGACGCGCTCCTTGACGACGGTGACGTGGACGCCGCCTGGCGCGAGGCCACCGGCCTCGCCGACGACCGGCAGTGGGAGCAACTCGCCGGCCTCTCGCGCGAGTCGCACCCGGCCGAGGCGCTCGCGGTCTACCTGCGGCTGGCCGAGCGGTTGAAGGAGCCGACCGGCGACCGTGCCTACGAGCGTCTGGCGGGGCTGCTGCTGGGTGCCCGTGACTGCCATCGTGTGCTGGGCACGCAGGAGGCGTTCACCGGCTATCTCGCCGGTCTGCGGGCGGAACTGAAACGCCGGCGCAAGCTGATGAGCATCCTCGACCGGCATGGGCTGTGAGGGGGGCGCGGGCCGTGGGCCGGGCGGCGCTTCTCCATCTGAGGTCGGTCGTGTGTACGCGCTGGAGTCAGTTGCGGTACCGGGCCTGGACGATGATCAACTCGTCGTCGGCCGGCTTGTACACGAGTCGGTGGGTGTCGTCGATCAGTTTGTTGATGCGCTTGATCATCTTGCGGTCGGTCTCGGCCCATTAGGTGTAGTCCTGCCAGGCGTGCGACGTAGGCGAGATCTTCACGCACGCCCCGCGTCGGGGTCGGTGAGCTCATGCTGCCGAGCCTTACCGGTCTCTGCCTCGGCGATGGAGCCGAGCAGGCGGCGGGCGTTCTTGGGGGAGCGCAGGAGGTGCACCGTCTCCATCCAGGAGCTGAAGTCCTCTTCGGACATCGGGACGGCGTTCCCCTTGCGGGAGGTGATGTGAACGGGAGCGTGGTCCTCGTTGACCTGCTCGATCAGTGGGAACAGGTTCTGACGTGCCTCGCCGGCATTGATGGACATGCCTGTCGACTCCTCTCTCAACCTGTGCAAGATGCCGTACGAGTCTTGTCGACGGCCACTGATCGCCTCCAGCCGCCGGCGCGGGGCCGTGGCCGGCGTGGCCGGAACCGATCGGACCGCCGGGCCAGGCAGGGGCCGCTGGAAGGGGCGCGGTCGGGTTCATGCCACAGTCCGGCGGCCTCATGGCTGCCTCCGTCCCGCGGGACCTGGCTTGGTAACTCGGTGTGAAGGTCGGGGCCTGGTTTCAGGGTGGGGTCCGAATCGAAGACAATGTCGGCACGATGACGCCGCAGCCCGCCCGTCCCGACCCTGCTGATCCCCGCCCCGCTGAGGCCCCGGGATCCTCCAGCAGCCCCTCGTATGCGCCGTTCGCGCACCTGACCGCACCCAACAGTGCCCTCTACCGCGACGTGATGAAGGCGCCGGCTCGCCCGCACCCCGCGGGCGGCCAAGAGCCTGCTGGGCGAGACAGCCGAGGCCCTGCGCCGGGCTCCTGAAGGACTCCCTGTCCTCCACCGTCCTCACCCTCGGTCTGCGCGGCACTCCCGCCCTGGACTGGGCGGCCGACGCCGGCGAACCCGTCGTGCTCACCCCGCGCCAGCTCAGCCGGACCGCCGCGTCCCCTGGCACCCCTGGCGCTACACAGCCGCCGACTACCGCAGCGCGGTCGCCTCCGCCCCACTGGCCCCGCCTCTGACCGGCACGCCGACCACCGCCGCATGGGACCCGGACCTGCCCACGGCCCTCACCGAACTCGGCGTGCGCACCGAGGAGGAGTCGGTACTCGACGACCTGCTGGCCGACCTCGGACACTGACACGGCACCGTGGCCGTATCACGGGATGCCCAGCTCTCCTGGGCCTATATCCGGGCACTTGAGCACACCGGCCAGTTTCTGCGGGCTACGCTGCTTTCTCGCTGCGAGGAAGAACAGAGGAAGAAGAGAGCAAGGGCAGGGAAGAGGAGAAGAGCCGATGGCAGAGGTGCCGGCATGTGCAGGTGCCGCGGGGCCCGCGGAGGCGAGTGTGCCTCCTGGCCGTCCGGTCGTCTGTGAAGAACTGCTCGGTAC
Encoded proteins:
- a CDS encoding DUF4314 domain-containing protein, translating into MTCKRDDRIALVPTTDPYTDLTEGDQGTVRRYDTALAQLSVDWDSGSTLSMLLDGGDEVRPT
- a CDS encoding SWIM zinc finger family protein, giving the protein MARKVAGFGEDDLRALAGARSFERGLGYLDAVSGLEVGDGSVTALVHGTDVYEVELALGEDDGLSGWCDCPYGQEGNFCKHCVAVGLTVLRRAKAIPGQRAAARARAGALEAWLTALSREELLALVREQIAEDRGLRRRLELRAAAARSDLGTVRDRILALVDPRPFARYGYVEYADAARYARQVAEAAGALRALTAGGQAAQAVGLAEEAIRVLGEAYGEIDDSDGVVGEAAGAVAEAHLEACESARPDPERLAEWLVGQVLGEDSGVMDLDPLDYAGVLGPSGLVRLRRLAAGARRRRPSGWAERYLMERLVKAEGDVDALVALYAQDLDPSGATHLRIAEELETAGRGDEALTWAERGLRDCAAETYVDGRLVDYVCARYANAGRSADVVGVRRDRFRIERSLAAYQQLRSAAQAVECWQAERVAALAVLREDTRRERSGWYGGPVLIDALLDDGDVDAAWREATGLADDRQWEQLAGLSRESHPAEALAVYLRLAERLKEPTGDRAYERLAGLLLGARDCHRVLGTQEAFTGYLAGLRAELKRRRKLMSILDRHGL
- a CDS encoding type II toxin-antitoxin system prevent-host-death family antitoxin yields the protein MSINAGEARQNLFPLIEQVNEDHAPVHITSRKGNAVPMSEEDFSSWMETVHLLRSPKNARRLLGSIAEAETGKARQHELTDPDAGRA
- a CDS encoding DUF2399 domain-containing protein, which codes for MGGRRRRTRRAHPAPAQPDRRVPWHPWRYTAADYRSAVASAPLAPPLTGTPTTAAWDPDLPTALTELGVRTEEESVLDDLLADLGH
- a CDS encoding N-6 DNA methylase; protein product: MSQLDLFADADVSDEPPPPSIPAATRRYLTDLPPAPAPVTTPPKARPKLATVKPKLGHYRPLLSNPHQTAFDIAEAVSYAWHHAQGGAGIEIPMGVVAALALWPLRGPDAYLAADWWLSLDDDQLLTAFRECWARWWIMRPDLIDRATPLHKWIEDEKPGPTRARAVRAVVEAALTRGLLHLTSRDDAYFRATADVMGALLAIMRSKGAHDALAEVHTPPELAELMARMMLDDMPLKPGMKFDEPAGGTGGMYRAAVQVMRDKGIDPHQFGWRLTDIDEIAAAGAAVNVIIWDLGPHVLIACGDTLHDGDVTAKAVQQARASIERRDDLHTQAAILAALQKVEALVRGVAA